The following coding sequences are from one Dromaius novaehollandiae isolate bDroNov1 chromosome 22, bDroNov1.hap1, whole genome shotgun sequence window:
- the LOC135330597 gene encoding uncharacterized protein LOC135330597: MKMPSSKRSTPKDQGEDSHQTPGDAYWIFMSPSPHGDRDHLSLPSSGKGSCTSLRELLQDITKKMDQNLELINAMDNKLTALSVHMCTLEGLITSLDKSTAETDVLIQRHKEETQKCVQALEHLRHENRCLTARVEQLERQAPASSLRILGLREGEEGKDLVGFLEQWLPHVLHLDTREEPIIVERAFWVGNGRQRRGSEQRRSVIVRVANVRVRDRILQQARKLKSITYKRKEILIVPDVGPLPPGRRKHSAG, translated from the coding sequence ATGAAGATGCCAAGTAGCAAACGGAGCACGCCCAAAGACCAGGGCGAGGATTCCCACCAAACCCCAGGCGATGCCTACTGGATCTTCATGTCTCCATCACCGCATGGAGACCGCGATCATCTGAGCCTGCCCAGCAGTGGGAAGGGCAGCTGCACCTCTTTGAGGGAGCTATTGCAAGACATCACGAAGAAAATGGACCAGAACCTGGAACTCATTAATGCCATGGACAACAAACTCACAGCTCTGAGCGTTCACATGTGCACGCTAGAAGGGCTGATCACCAGCTTGGACAAGTCAACTGCTGAGACAGACGTGCTGATCCAGAGGCACAAGGAGGAAACGCAAAAATGTGTGCAGGCCCTGGAGCACCTTAGGCATGAAAACCGCTGCCTCACTGCCCGTGTGGAGCAGCTGGAGAGACAGGCCCCAGCCTCCAGCCTCAGGATCCTTGGCTTacgggaaggggaggagggcaaggATCTGGTGGGCTTCCTGGAGCAATGGTTGCCCCACGTCTTGCACCTCGACACAAGGGAGGAGCCTATCATAGTGGAAAGAGCCTTCTGGGTGGGAAATGGGAGGCAGAGACGAGGCTCCGAGCAGCGCAGGAGTGTGATTGTTCGTGTAGCCAACGTCAGGGTTAGAGACCGAATCCTGCAGCAGGCCAGGAAGCTGAAAAGCATCACGTACAAGAGGAAAGAGATCCTAATCGTTCCAGATGTAGGCCCCCTTCCTCCAGGTAGAAGGAAACACTCAGCGGGCTGA